The following are from one region of the Indicator indicator isolate 239-I01 chromosome 14, UM_Iind_1.1, whole genome shotgun sequence genome:
- the LOC128971101 gene encoding histone H1.10-like translates to MSETVPAAVPAAAEAPAGKAAAKKPKKAASGSKTRKPAGPSVTELITKAVSASKERKGLSLAALKKALVAGGYDVEKNNSRIKIGLKSLVSKGTLVQTRGIGASGSFRLNKKPGEVTEKAPQKRVVAVKPRKPAAKKTVSTPKKPKKVVTVKKSPKKTKKPVAAAAKKAAKSPKKVAKVAKPKKVAVKSPAKAKVVKAKAAKPKAAKAKKAVAKKK, encoded by the coding sequence ATGTCCGAGACTGtcccagctgcagtgcctgctgccGCCGAGGCCCCTGCAGGTAAGGCTGCCGCCAAGAAGCCGAAGAAGGCGGCGAGCGGCTCTAAAACCCGCAAGCCGGCGGGCCCCAGCGTTACCGAGCTGATCACCAAAGCTGTGTCTGCTTCGAAGGAGCGCAAGGGGCTCTCTCTTGCCGCGCTGAAGAAGGCATTGGTTGCTGGTGGCTACGATGTGGAGAAGAACAACAGTCGCATTAAGATAGGTCTCAAGAGCCTTGTCAGCAAGGGCACCCTGGTGCAGACTAGGGGCATTGGGGCGTCTGGCTCTTTCCGCCTTAACAagaagcctggagaagtgacGGAGAAAGCCCCCCAAAAGCGGGTAGTTGCAGTGAAGCCCAGGAAGCCAGCGGCCAAGAAGACTGTTAGCACACCTAAAAAGCCGAAGAAGGTGGTGACAGTGAAGAAGAGCCCCAAAAAGACGAAAAAGCCGGTGGCAGCTGCAGCTAAGAAAGCAGCCAAGAGCCCCAAGAAGGTAGCTAAAGTTGCAAAGCCCAAAAAAGTGGCAGTCAAGAGCCCAGCCAAGGCAAAGGTGGTGAAGGCCAAAGCAGCCAAGCCTAAAGCAGCCAAAGCAAAGAAGGCAGTGGCCAAGAAGAAGTAA
- the APOLD1 gene encoding apolipoprotein L domain-containing protein 1, translating into MERNGAAFPQTPDPTHHFHISLLDQRRRLRGQIAHLHKAARKLSKLRKRSLIANVSGSTLTAAGAVTAIVGLSLSPATLGASLLASAVGLGLAAAGGAVSITSDLSSVLCNSREVRKVQEIAMTCRKQMREILGCLEFLRRGQGPGDPTLRQSEKRASISLYNSVCFMVFCGSHAFLVPEYTKEVTKVSQAVLKAKIQKLAANLETCTRAMDEVCELLESRTELSQCMRRLNLGSVTTAEIPRSSS; encoded by the coding sequence ATGGAGAGAAACGGTGCTGCCTTTCCCCAAACACCAGACCCCACACACCACTTCCACATTTCGCTGCTGGATCAGAGACGGAGGCTGCGTGGGCAGATCGCTCACCTTCACAAGGCAGCTCGCAAACTCAGCAAGCTCCGCAAGAGGTCCCTGATCGCCAACGTGAGCGGCAGCACGCTGACCGCAGCGGGGGCGGTCACGGCCATCGTGGGGCTGTCCCTGAGCCCGGCCACCCTGGGAGCCTCTCTCCTGGCGTCGGCTGTGGGCCtgggtctggctgctgctggcggGGCTGTCAGCATCACCTCCGATCTCTCCTCGGTGCTCTGCAATTCCCGAGAGGTGAGGAAGGTGCAGGAAATCGCCATGACTTGTCGGAAACAGATGAGGGAAATCCTCGGCTGCCTGGAGTTCCTTCGCCGGGGGCAGGGCCCCGGGGACCCCACGCTGCGCCAATCGGAGAAGAGGGCCTCCATCTCCCTGTACAACTCCGTCTGCTTCATGGTCTTCTGTGGCTCCCACGCCTTCCTCGTGCCGGAATACACAAAGGAGGTCACAAAAGTCAGCCAAGCGGTGCTGAAGGCCAAAATCCAGAAGCTGGCAGCCAATCTCGAGACCTGCACCAGGGCAATGGATGAAGTCTGTGAACTTCTGGAGTCTAGGACAGAGCTTTCTCAATGTATGAGGAGACTCAATTTGGGTTCTGTAACCACTGCTGAGAtcccaagatcatccagctga
- the DDX47 gene encoding probable ATP-dependent RNA helicase DDX47 — MAAGDEEGKAAEAVVEPEVEEPRSFKDLGVTDVLCEACDQLGWKVPTKIQVEAIPVALQGRDIIGLAETGSGKTGAFALPILQALLDTPQRLFALILTPTRELAFQISEQFEALGSSIGVHTTVIVGGIDSMSQSLALAKKPHVIIATPGRLVDHLENTKGFNLRALKFLVMDEADRILNMDFEAEVDKILKVIPRDRKTFLFSATMTKKVQKLQRAALKNPVKCAVSSKYQTVEKLQQYYIFIPSKFKDSYLVYILNELAGNSFMIFCSTCNNTQRTALLLRNLGFTAIPLHGQMSQNKRLGSLNKFKAKARSILLATDVASRGLDIPHVDVVINFDIPTHSKDYIHRVGRTARAGRSGKSITFVTQYDVELFQRIEHLIGKKLPAFPMQEEEVMMLTERVAEAQRFARMELREQGEKKRSRKGDDDDTEEAIGIRNKVAGGKKKKRKA; from the exons ATGGCGGCAGGAGATGAAGAAGGGAAGGCGGCGGAGGCAGTGGTGGAACCGGAGGTGGAAGAGCCGCGGAGCTTCAAGGATCTG GGAGTGACAGATGTCCTATGTGAAGCTTGTGACCAGTTAGGATGGAAGGTACCAACAAAGATCCAGGTTGAAGCTATTCCAGTGGCTCTCCAAG GAAGAGATATCATTGGACTGGCAGAAACTGGCTCTGGAAAAACAGGAGCCTTTGCACTGCCAATTCTTCAAGCACTGCTGGACACACCACAGCGGTTATTTGCTCTCATCCTTACACCAACAAGGGAGCTGGCTTTCCAAATCTCAGAGCAATTTGAAGCTCTTGGATCTTCCATTGGTGTCCACACTA CTGTTATTGTGGGTGGAATTGACTCAATGTCTCAATCCCTGGCCTTAGCCAAGAAACCACATGTTATAATTG CAACCCCTGGCCGTCTGGTTGATCATCTGGAGAACACAAAAGGCTTCAATTTACGAGCTCTGAAGTTCCTAGTGATGGATGAAGCCGACCGGATCCTTAACATGGATTTTGAGGCAGAG GTGGATAAAATACTAAAAGTGATTCCTCGAGACAGGAAgacatttctcttttctgctaCCATGACCAAGAAG GTGCAAAAACTCCAGCGTGCTGCTCTGAAGAATCCTGTTAAATGTGCTGTTTCTTCCAAATATCAGACAGTtgagaaactgcagcagtactACATTTTCATCCCCTCCAAATTCAAG GACAGCTATCTGGTTTATATCTTGAATGAACTAGCTGGGAACTCCTTCATGATATTCTGTAGCACATGTAACAACACTCAGAggactgctctgctgctccgCAACTTGGGGTTCACTGCTATTCCTCTCCATGGGCAGATGAGTCAG aatAAACGGTTGGGCTCTCTAAACAAGTTCAAGGCAAAGGCACGTTCTATTCTGCTGGCTACTGATGTTGCAAGCAGAGGCTTGGACATCccacatgtagatgtggtgatAAACTTTGATATTCCCACGCACTCTAAG GATTACATTCATCGTGTTGGGAGAACAGCTCGAGCTGGGAGGTCTGGCAAATCCATCACCTTTGTCACACA GTATGATGTAGAGCTCTTCCAGCGCATAGAACACCTGATTGGCAAGAAGCTGCCAGCATTCCCCATGCAAGAGGAGGAGGTTATGATGCTGACGGAGCGTGTGGCTGAGGCCCAGAGATTTGCTCGAATG GAGCTGcgggagcagggagagaagaagcGATCTCGGAAAGGTGATGACGACGACACAGAAGAAGCTATTGGTATCAGGAATAAGGTGGCAggtgggaagaagaagaagaggaaagccTAG